One Panulirus ornatus isolate Po-2019 chromosome 16, ASM3632096v1, whole genome shotgun sequence genomic window carries:
- the ORMDL gene encoding ORM1-like protein 2 encodes MLSGGHGEVNPNSSWHSSRGAWLSYLAGVLGLHLFLLSIPLISIPTAWTLTNVIHNLANYLFLHQIKGTPWQLLDQGKSRLMTAWEQIDYGQQFTTTRKFFTIIPIVLFLLTSFYTKYEFNHFAINFATLLLVLIPKLPQFHMVRLFGINKY; translated from the exons ATGTTGTCCGGAGGCCACGGAGAAGTAAATCCCAACTCCTCATGGCACAGCAGCCGGGGGGCATGGCTGTCTTACTTGGCAGGAGTCTTGGGATtacacctttttcttctctccatcCCACTGATTTCCATACCGACAGCTTGGACACTCACAAATGTTATACACAATTTA gcGAATTACTTGTTCCTTCATCAGATCAAAGGGACTCCTTGGCAGTTATTAGATCAGGGAAAGTCTCGACTGATGACTGCATGGGAGCAGATTGATTATGGCCAACAGTTCACCACAACTCGtaaatttttcacaatcattccTATAGTCTT ATTTCTTCTCACCAGCTTTTACACCAAGTATGAATTCAATCACTTTGCCATCAACTTTGCAACTCTGCTGTTGGTACTCATTCCCAAACTACCTCAATTTCACATGGTTCGATTGTTTGGTATCAACAAGTATTGA